The following proteins are co-located in the Bordetella bronchialis genome:
- a CDS encoding MFS transporter, with protein MTITRSRPFGQKYAFVVVAIAFIALLVGAGQRAAPGVLIVPLEQAFGWGRDVTSLSAAIGIFLYGLVGPFAAALMQSFGVRRTLIGALALMSVAAGASVWMTEPWHLVLSWGVLSGLATGCVAVVFGATVINRWFVKHRGLMMGILTASTATGTLIFLPGMAALSEAGGWRPVVITISVVCLALVPLAWLLMPERPSDIGLVPYGAEPGHVPPAPVHANPLKAAFGALGRAVGSRNFWFLFATFFICGFTTNGLIGTHFIALCSDQGIAEVRAAGLLAMMGLFDLVGTTASGWLTDRYDPRKLLFMYYGLRGASLIFLPFSDFSIYSLGIFAVFYGLDWIATVPPTLKLAVESFGERDAPIVFGWIVAGHQLGAASAAFMAGALRQAQGSYFLAFLISGATGIVAAVIALQIRKAKPVAAMASA; from the coding sequence ATGACTATAACCCGTTCCAGGCCGTTTGGACAGAAGTATGCCTTCGTCGTCGTGGCCATTGCATTCATCGCCCTGCTGGTGGGCGCCGGCCAGCGCGCGGCCCCCGGTGTGCTCATCGTGCCGCTGGAACAGGCATTCGGCTGGGGGCGCGATGTTACCTCCTTGTCGGCGGCCATCGGGATTTTTCTCTATGGGCTGGTGGGTCCTTTCGCGGCCGCGCTGATGCAGAGCTTCGGCGTGCGCCGCACCCTGATCGGGGCACTGGCGCTGATGTCGGTGGCCGCCGGGGCCAGCGTCTGGATGACGGAGCCCTGGCATCTGGTCCTGTCCTGGGGGGTCTTGTCCGGCCTGGCCACCGGATGCGTGGCGGTGGTATTCGGCGCCACCGTCATCAATCGATGGTTCGTCAAGCATCGTGGGCTGATGATGGGCATCCTGACGGCCAGCACCGCTACCGGCACACTGATCTTCCTTCCCGGCATGGCGGCGCTGAGCGAAGCAGGCGGCTGGCGTCCCGTGGTGATCACGATTTCGGTGGTATGCCTGGCCCTGGTGCCGCTGGCCTGGCTCCTGATGCCGGAACGCCCCTCCGATATCGGGCTGGTGCCCTATGGGGCGGAACCCGGCCATGTGCCGCCGGCTCCGGTGCATGCCAATCCGCTGAAGGCCGCCTTCGGCGCCCTGGGACGCGCGGTCGGCTCGCGCAATTTCTGGTTCCTGTTCGCGACTTTCTTCATCTGCGGTTTCACGACCAATGGCTTGATCGGAACCCACTTCATCGCCCTGTGCAGCGACCAGGGCATCGCGGAAGTGCGGGCAGCAGGCCTGCTGGCGATGATGGGGCTGTTCGATCTGGTCGGTACGACCGCGTCGGGCTGGCTGACGGACCGCTATGATCCGCGCAAGCTGCTGTTCATGTACTACGGTCTGCGCGGCGCCTCGTTGATCTTCCTGCCGTTCTCGGACTTCTCGATATACAGCCTGGGCATCTTCGCGGTGTTCTATGGGCTGGACTGGATCGCCACCGTGCCGCCCACCCTGAAGCTGGCGGTGGAAAGCTTCGGCGAGCGCGATGCGCCCATCGTCTTCGGCTGGATTGTCGCCGGGCACCAGCTGGGCGCGGCCAGCGCCGCCTTCATGGCCGGCGCGCTGCGCCAGGCTCAAGGCAGCTACTTCCTGGCGTTCCTGATTTCCGGCGCCACCGGGATCGTCGCGGCGGTCATTGCGTTGCAGATACGCAAGGCCAAGCCTGTTGCGGCCATGGCTTCGGCCTGA
- a CDS encoding aspartate carbamoyltransferase produces the protein MSISQQAFLRDAMRRLNLTRDVFAARIGVKRRALDTWLLPEGSQEFRAMPEVVERFVTEIVQNGDLREKYMQSAQNGPLRDRISVEGKHQLLSVDQFTRESVEDLFRVADMMQPIARRQKVSRVLEGAVLGNLFFEASTRTRVSFGSAFCRLGGSVCDTTGFTFSSMAKGESIYDTSRVMSGYVDAMVIRHPEKGSVAEFARATNIPVVNGGDGPGEHPSQALLDLYTILTEFSRLGKLLDGAHIAMVGDLKYGRTVHSLIKLLALYRGVKFTLISPPGLEMPGYIVEQAAKHDNVIEQKQSLAEGLPGADVIYATRVQKERFADEAQEGYTPDFQINRAIIDAYCGPDTIVMHPLPRDSRPGANDLSVDLNHDPRLAIFRQTDNGIPIRMAIFAVLLGVEGLVQHSMRDVTWRHPSHIGPDDSAFHGLD, from the coding sequence ATGTCCATTTCCCAGCAAGCTTTCCTGCGCGACGCCATGCGTCGGCTCAACCTGACTCGGGACGTTTTCGCGGCCAGGATAGGCGTAAAGCGGCGTGCCCTGGATACCTGGCTGCTGCCGGAAGGCTCGCAGGAATTCCGGGCGATGCCCGAGGTGGTCGAACGCTTCGTCACCGAGATCGTGCAAAACGGCGACCTGCGCGAAAAGTATATGCAAAGCGCCCAGAATGGTCCGCTGCGCGATCGCATCAGCGTTGAAGGCAAGCACCAGCTGCTGTCGGTGGACCAGTTCACGCGGGAATCGGTGGAGGACCTCTTTCGCGTCGCCGACATGATGCAGCCCATCGCGCGCCGCCAGAAGGTGTCGCGCGTGCTGGAAGGGGCCGTGCTGGGCAATCTCTTCTTCGAGGCGAGCACGCGCACGCGCGTAAGTTTCGGCTCGGCGTTCTGCCGCCTGGGCGGTTCCGTATGCGACACCACCGGTTTTACCTTTTCGTCCATGGCGAAGGGCGAATCGATCTACGACACCAGCCGGGTGATGAGCGGCTATGTGGACGCCATGGTCATCCGCCATCCGGAGAAAGGCTCCGTGGCGGAGTTCGCGCGGGCCACGAATATCCCGGTGGTCAACGGCGGCGATGGCCCGGGCGAACATCCCAGCCAGGCCCTGCTGGACCTGTACACCATCCTGACCGAGTTCTCGCGCCTGGGCAAATTGCTGGACGGCGCGCATATCGCCATGGTGGGCGACCTGAAATACGGCCGTACGGTGCATTCGCTGATCAAGCTGCTGGCCCTGTACCGCGGCGTCAAGTTCACGCTGATCTCGCCGCCGGGCCTGGAAATGCCCGGCTATATCGTCGAACAGGCGGCCAAGCACGATAACGTCATCGAGCAAAAGCAGTCGCTGGCCGAAGGCCTGCCCGGCGCGGACGTCATTTATGCGACCCGTGTGCAGAAAGAGCGCTTCGCCGACGAAGCACAGGAAGGCTATACGCCCGACTTCCAGATCAATCGCGCCATCATCGATGCCTATTGCGGGCCGGACACCATCGTGATGCACCCGCTGCCGCGCGACAGCCGGCCCGGCGCCAACGATCTAAGCGTCGATCTCAACCACGACCCGCGGCTGGCCATCTTCCGCCAGACCGACAACGGGATCCCCATCCGCATGGCGATATTCGCGGTGCTGTTGGGCGTGGAAGGACTCGTGCAGCACTCCATGCGCGACGTCACGTGGCGCCATCCCTCGCATATCGGACCGGACGATTCGGCCTTCCACGGGTTGGACTGA
- a CDS encoding recombination-associated protein RdgC — MWFKNLKIYRLSPSWAMKDEQLEEALAKFAFQGGNTLEMQSLGWIPTRENGGLVHTVNGQMLLTLRAEKKLLPATVINQVAKARAQEIEEQQGYKPGRKQMKEIKERVTDELLPKAFSIYRDTRVWIDPVNRWLVVDAAASAKADEVLGLLAKSIDPFPLESLYVAQSPAAAMTGWLAEDEAPANFSIDQDTELRASGESRAAIRYVKHTIDADDVRRHIQSGKQCTRLAMTWADRISFVLTESLDVKRIAPLDVLKENSDAMAQNDDEKFDGDMALMTGELAKLMAELVEALGGEKRD; from the coding sequence ATGTGGTTCAAGAATCTGAAGATTTACCGCCTTTCCCCGTCCTGGGCCATGAAGGACGAGCAGCTCGAAGAGGCGCTGGCCAAATTCGCCTTCCAGGGCGGCAATACGCTGGAAATGCAAAGCCTGGGCTGGATCCCGACGCGTGAGAACGGCGGCCTGGTGCACACGGTCAACGGGCAGATGCTGCTGACCTTGCGCGCGGAAAAAAAGCTATTGCCCGCCACCGTGATCAATCAGGTGGCAAAGGCGCGCGCACAGGAAATCGAAGAGCAACAAGGCTACAAGCCCGGCCGCAAGCAGATGAAGGAAATCAAGGAGCGCGTCACCGACGAACTGCTGCCCAAGGCCTTCAGTATCTACCGCGACACACGCGTGTGGATCGATCCGGTCAACCGCTGGCTGGTGGTCGATGCGGCCGCCTCCGCCAAGGCCGATGAAGTCCTGGGCCTGCTGGCCAAGTCGATAGACCCTTTCCCGCTCGAAAGCCTGTACGTTGCCCAATCGCCGGCCGCTGCCATGACCGGCTGGCTGGCGGAAGACGAGGCACCGGCGAATTTCAGTATCGACCAGGACACGGAGCTGCGCGCCTCCGGCGAAAGCCGGGCGGCGATCCGCTATGTCAAGCACACCATCGATGCAGATGACGTACGGCGCCATATCCAATCCGGCAAGCAGTGCACGCGCCTGGCGATGACCTGGGCCGACCGCATTTCCTTCGTGCTGACCGAATCGCTGGACGTCAAGCGCATCGCGCCGCTGGACGTACTGAAGGAAAACAGCGACGCCATGGCGCAGAACGACGACGAAAAGTTCGACGGCGATATGGCGCTGATGACGGGCGAGCTGGCCAAGCTGATGGCCGAACTGGTGGAAGCCCTGGGCGGCGAAAAGCGCGATTGA
- the ligD gene encoding non-homologous end-joining DNA ligase, translating to MAQTASGTASGRSHPAKRAAQAQPAKKRASRTGQDGADTRVHGIAITHPDRQLFIEPAVTKLGLARYYESVADLIMPHLADRRVALLRCPDGAVGECFFQKHMGEHLPAGVEPDGDMLVIRDIVGVIGLVQRGVIEFHTWGAKAPGSDKPDRLTFDLDPDPRTPWPEMAQATRVVRDLLVEIGLRPFLKTTGGKGLHVVVPVRATLGWDDVRRFCKGIAQQLEDMHPDVFIANMSKAKRRNHIFVDYLRNSDGATAIAAFSARARPGAPVSVPVPWELLDDAEDPRGVAFNVNNALARARAWRDDPWAEYESARKGLTAAMRNR from the coding sequence ATGGCGCAGACCGCATCCGGGACTGCTTCCGGTCGATCGCATCCGGCGAAACGCGCCGCGCAGGCGCAGCCGGCCAAAAAGCGCGCGTCGCGCACTGGCCAGGACGGGGCCGATACCCGGGTGCACGGCATCGCCATCACGCACCCGGATCGCCAGTTGTTCATCGAGCCGGCCGTCACCAAGCTGGGGCTGGCCCGCTACTACGAGTCGGTGGCGGACCTGATCATGCCGCATCTGGCCGACCGGCGCGTCGCGCTGTTGCGTTGCCCCGATGGCGCGGTGGGGGAATGCTTTTTTCAGAAGCACATGGGCGAACATCTGCCCGCGGGCGTGGAGCCCGATGGCGATATGCTGGTTATCCGCGATATCGTCGGCGTGATAGGACTGGTGCAGCGCGGCGTCATCGAATTCCATACCTGGGGCGCCAAGGCGCCGGGCTCCGATAAGCCCGATCGCTTGACCTTCGACCTGGACCCGGACCCGCGCACCCCCTGGCCTGAAATGGCGCAAGCCACGCGGGTCGTTCGCGACCTGCTGGTGGAAATCGGCCTGCGGCCTTTCCTAAAGACCACCGGAGGCAAGGGGCTGCACGTGGTGGTGCCGGTGCGGGCCACCCTGGGATGGGACGATGTGCGGCGTTTCTGCAAAGGCATCGCGCAGCAGCTGGAGGACATGCACCCCGATGTCTTCATCGCGAATATGTCCAAGGCCAAACGGCGCAACCATATCTTCGTGGACTACCTTCGCAACAGCGATGGCGCCACGGCCATCGCTGCCTTCTCTGCCCGCGCCCGGCCGGGCGCGCCGGTATCCGTTCCCGTGCCATGGGAACTGCTGGACGATGCGGAAGACCCGCGCGGCGTTGCCTTCAACGTGAACAACGCGCTGGCGCGCGCCCGCGCCTGGCGCGACGATCCCTGGGCGGAGTACGAGAGCGCGCGCAAAGGGCTGACCGCCGCCATGCGCAACCGCTGA